Sequence from the Burkholderia sp. GAS332 genome:
ACCGGATCATTTCGTCTCAATTTATTGGATGAGAGTTTCGACTTCAAGCAAATCCGGTTACGATTGATTAATCCGGTACGAAAACCGACTTTTTCGTTTCACTATTCGATCTGTCCGCGCGCGTTCATCTGGGTTGTCACTGATCCGTTCGGGCTGCAATCCCCTTCATCCGCCTCGGGAAGGCCCATGAGAGACACCACGCTGCTCCCCTCACCCGCTCAAGAGCCCGCCGACGACACCCGCGTCCTGCGCGCGCTCAGCGTGCTGGAACAACTTGCCTCCGCCGGACAACCGTCGTCACTCTCCCAGTTGTCCTCACGTCTGCAGATTCCGAAGGCAACCTTGATGCGTCTGATCGAATCGCTCGAAGCACGCGGTTACGTCACGCACATGCCGGACTCGCGCGGCGCCGATCGCGCCATTGCGCTCGGGCCACGCGCCGCGCAACTCGCCCTGACCACACTCGCGAACAGCACGTTTACGCGGGCTTGCCGCTCGCTGCTGCGCACGCTCGTGGAGACGCTCGGCGAGACCTGCAATCTCACCGTGCTCGACGGCGATACCGTGCTGTACGTCGAGCGCGTCGAGACGAGCGAACCCCTGCGTCTGCACCTGCAACCGGGCACGCGCGTCCCCCTGCATTGCACCGCCAGCGGCAAGCTGTTTCTTTCGCAGATGACGCCGGCCGAGCGCGGACTCGTCATCCGGCGCTTGTCGCTCAAATCGATGACGTACCGCACCCTGACCGATGTCGATCTGCTGGAAGCGGAACTCGACCGCCTTGCCATGCGCGGTATCGGCGTCGACAACGAGGAGTTCGTGCGCGGGATGGTGGCGGTCGCGGTACCGGTGCGCCACGTCGAGGATGGCCGTGTGCTCGCGGCGTTGGCCGTTCATTCACCCACGGCGCGGTCCAGCTTGGAGGATCTGTTGAAAGCGGTGCCGAAGCTCAAGGAGATCGCCTTGCGCATCGGACCGTTGCTTCAGCCTGCTACGACGACAACGGCGGCGGCGGCCGTGTCGAAGTAGCGAGGACGTGGCGCCCGCTTGTCATGAGCAAGGTGCAGCGGCGATCGCGAACGACCTACCGCTGCACGTCAAACAACACGCGTTAGACAGGCCTCAATGGGTGCGAGGCTGATAGTCCGCGAATTCCGCATCCGCTCCATTCGCGCGGCGTTTGCGGGCCCGCCAGGCATACGCCACGAGCAGCACGCCGAGACTCACCACGCCGAGCCACAGCGGCGTGCGCTGATCCGGTATGAACGCCATCGCCACCAGAATACCGACCATACCGACAATCGCGAAACAGGTCAGATACGGATAGCACCACATCCTCACGCGCAACTTCTCCGGCGCTTCGCGCTCAAGGCGAGCGCGCAGTTTCAGTTGCGACACGGCGATCAGCACGTAGACGAAAATGGCTACAGTCCCGTATGAATTGACAAGGAAGGCGAACACCGTGTCGGGCGATACGTAAGACATGACGACCGACACATAGCCAAACAAGGTGCCGACCAGAATCGCGCGAACGGGGACGCCGCGGCGATTGACCTTGGCGAGCCCGGCCGGTGCGTCGCCGTGGCGGGTCAGCGCAAAAATCATCCGCGACGCTGCGTAAAGGCCGGAATTGAGCGCGGACAGCACTGCGGTCAACACGATCGCATTCATGACATTGGCGGCGGCCGGGATACCCATTGCACTGAGCGCGCTCACATACGGCGTGGCCATACCCGGCGAATTCCAAGGCACCAGCGCAACCACGAGCATGATCGAGCCGACATAGAAAATCAGCACGCGGGTGATCACCGAATTGGTGGCCTTGGCGACGGCCTTGACCGGTTCATGCGCTTCGGCGGCGGCAATGGTGACGATCTCGGCGCCGAAGTAAAACCCCGTCGCCGCAACAGCGCCGCTCAGCACAGGCCCGATCCCCTTCGGCATCAAGCCGCCGTGCGAAAGCAGCGTCGGTATCACCGCGGTGGTGTGCATCGACGCGGGCCACAGACCCAGTACATAGAGCCCGCCGAGGAACAGGAACACGACGATCGCCGCCACCTTGATGGACGCGAACCAGAACTCGAACTCCCCGTAGCTGCCCACCGAGATCAGGTTGGTCGCGGTCAACACGACCAGCAACACGAGACTGATCGCCCACGCCGGCGTATCCGGCAGCCAGAATTGAACCAGTTTCGCGCCGGCCACCGCCTCGACGGCCACGACGATGACCCAGAAATACCAATACATCCACCCAGTCAGAAAGCCGGCCAGTTTGCCCGGCCCGCGCTTACCGGCAAAGGCGAGGCGCGCGTACTCATAAAACGAGCCCACCGCCGGCATGGCGCACGCCATTTCTCCGAGCATGCGCATGACGAGCACGATCAGGCCGCCGGTAATCAGAAACGACAGAACCGCCGCCGGGCCGGCCTGCCGGACCACGACACCGCTGCCGACAAACAGGCCCGCGCCGATCACGCCGCCCAGCGCGATCATGGTCATGTGGCGCTCCTTGAGGCCGGTCTTCAGTTCACTTTTATTCGATACTTCCATGTCACCTCCACATCCTGTTGATGCCGGCGCCGGTCGCGCGGGCTTGCATGCAGGGCTGCGTGCATTCCCGGGACCTGAACGCCGTCAATTCGGATCGAGTGAGGACGCTTATGCGCCTCGCTATATATTGTGTTTTTTCTTATGACTTAACGCGCAGACCTGTCTGGCTGCGCAGCGTCGTGCGCGTAAGGCACGACGACCGGCGAATCACGTGCCGCGGGTGGCGCGGCACGCAGGCCGCGTTCAAGGTTTCTCGTCGCGCCGGAAATACAACTGGTAGAGCATCCGTTGTCCGATGCGACGGAACGGTGCGAACGGATGGCCGGGCAACTGGGAAGTGAAGATCGGCAGCGTCTGCTTCGCCCCTTTACCCGCGATCCGTTCGGCGAGCCGGCGTCCCGCCTGCTGGGAATAGGACACGCCATTGCCACCATAGCCCAACGCGTAAAACACCGACTGCTTCGGATCCGGCTGACACACGCGCGGCATCATGTCGTGGCTCACATCCACCCAGCCCCACCATGAATAGTCGATCTGGACACCGCGCAACGCCGGGAACTTGCGGCCCATCCCTTCGACGAGCAACTCGTAATGGCGCGGATTCGGCGCATCCGCTCCGGTGATCGCGCTGCGGCTGCCGATCTGCAGCCGGTTGTCCGGCAGGAAGCGGTAGTAGAAACGCAAAGTGCGCGTATCGGTGAGCACCTGGGTCGTTCGAAAATTGCAGGCGGCGATTTCCTGCTGCGTGAGCGGACGCGTCACCATCGAATTCGACAGGATCGGCATCACTCGGCTCGTCAGCGAGGGATGGAGGTTCGGCGCTGTATAGGCGCCGGTCGCGATACCCACGGAGCGGGCCCGCACGATGCCACCCGGCGTGCGCAGATGATGAATGCCGTTGATGGTTTCCCAACCGATCACCGGGCTCGCCGGATGAACGCGCGCGCCCGCTTCGCGCGCCAGCCGCAGATAGCCATAGGCGAGTTTCAACGCGTGGATGCCGATACCTTCGGGTTCGTGAAGCGCGCCGGCCGCCTCGCTATCGTTGACGTACTCGCGGCGGAACGTGGCCTGATCGATAAGCTCGGACGGGTAGCCGAACACGTCTTTCCAGACTTTGGCTTCGGCGGCGAGTTTGGCCATCATGCGCGGCCGGTGCGCGATCAGAAAGTGGCCGCCCGGCTGCGGATCGCA
This genomic interval carries:
- a CDS encoding transcriptional regulator, IclR family, translating into MRDTTLLPSPAQEPADDTRVLRALSVLEQLASAGQPSSLSQLSSRLQIPKATLMRLIESLEARGYVTHMPDSRGADRAIALGPRAAQLALTTLANSTFTRACRSLLRTLVETLGETCNLTVLDGDTVLYVERVETSEPLRLHLQPGTRVPLHCTASGKLFLSQMTPAERGLVIRRLSLKSMTYRTLTDVDLLEAELDRLAMRGIGVDNEEFVRGMVAVAVPVRHVEDGRVLAALAVHSPTARSSLEDLLKAVPKLKEIALRIGPLLQPATTTTAAAAVSK
- a CDS encoding gamma-aminobutyrate:proton symporter, AAT family — translated: MEVSNKSELKTGLKERHMTMIALGGVIGAGLFVGSGVVVRQAGPAAVLSFLITGGLIVLVMRMLGEMACAMPAVGSFYEYARLAFAGKRGPGKLAGFLTGWMYWYFWVIVVAVEAVAGAKLVQFWLPDTPAWAISLVLLVVLTATNLISVGSYGEFEFWFASIKVAAIVVFLFLGGLYVLGLWPASMHTTAVIPTLLSHGGLMPKGIGPVLSGAVAATGFYFGAEIVTIAAAEAHEPVKAVAKATNSVITRVLIFYVGSIMLVVALVPWNSPGMATPYVSALSAMGIPAAANVMNAIVLTAVLSALNSGLYAASRMIFALTRHGDAPAGLAKVNRRGVPVRAILVGTLFGYVSVVMSYVSPDTVFAFLVNSYGTVAIFVYVLIAVSQLKLRARLEREAPEKLRVRMWCYPYLTCFAIVGMVGILVAMAFIPDQRTPLWLGVVSLGVLLVAYAWRARKRRANGADAEFADYQPRTH
- a CDS encoding taurine dehydrogenase large subunit, producing MAQSVITRVGEGLSAERDSATQYDPRYDPLVSPGPGHGKQYAPTYWVATAGTPPPDDGPITKDIDVDVAIIGAGYTGLATALCLAREHGIKAMVLEANKTSWGCSSRNGGQGQNASGRLSRSQWIERWGKDVALKMHDEIQEGFDNFKSLVAEIDCDPQPGGHFLIAHRPRMMAKLAAEAKVWKDVFGYPSELIDQATFRREYVNDSEAAGALHEPEGIGIHALKLAYGYLRLAREAGARVHPASPVIGWETINGIHHLRTPGGIVRARSVGIATGAYTAPNLHPSLTSRVMPILSNSMVTRPLTQQEIAACNFRTTQVLTDTRTLRFYYRFLPDNRLQIGSRSAITGADAPNPRHYELLVEGMGRKFPALRGVQIDYSWWGWVDVSHDMMPRVCQPDPKQSVFYALGYGGNGVSYSQQAGRRLAERIAGKGAKQTLPIFTSQLPGHPFAPFRRIGQRMLYQLYFRRDEKP